In Camarhynchus parvulus chromosome 21, STF_HiC, whole genome shotgun sequence, a genomic segment contains:
- the AGMAT gene encoding LOW QUALITY PROTEIN: agmatinase, mitochondrial (The sequence of the model RefSeq protein was modified relative to this genomic sequence to represent the inferred CDS: deleted 3 bases in 2 codons; substituted 1 base at 1 genomic stop codon), translating to MQQMLLCCLQMPKGSKLGHLPACPSHPVPLIPAQALAPHCCVCSQCLPGLCHWERGWLGGXMWRLGWVSALPWAVECLVHFDPWREAWQRQLALCPSWERAPQHTSLCSQEREGGSVWVRMRSLLWAACSQLLPRGAGLCAPKPAVTTMVTASHHSLWPPALLAASSSPASVSAGLLQPLVPGSRAPSCWSSQFNVPPSALLVARPVGVCSMMRLPMQASAEGLDVAFVGVPLDTGTSNRPGARFGPRQIRAESAMLRRFNGSTGAAPLDSLRVADIGDVNVNLYNLPDSCRLIRDSYQEIVASGCVPLTLGGDHTITYPILQALAAKHGPVGLVHVDAHTDTGDTALGQKIYHGSPFRRCVEEGLLDCGRVVQIGIRGSSYDPDPHKYCREQGFRVVPAEECWMKSLEPLMREVRAQMGERPMYISFDIDGLDPAYAPGTGTPEIAGLTPAQALEIIRGCKGLNIVGCDLVEVAPMYDVSGNTALLGANLLFEMLCVLPGVKTL from the exons ATGCAACAAATGCTACTGTGCTGTCTGCAAATGCCCAAGGGGAGCAAACTGGGACATCTCCCAGCATGTCCCTCCCACCCTGTCCCACTAATCCCTGCACAGGCTCTTGCCCctcactgctgtgtttgttcCCAGTGTTTGCCAGGACTATGCCATTGGGAAAGGGGTTGGCTGGGAGGATGAATgtggaggctgggctgggtttctgcccttccctgggcagtggaGTGTCTGGTGCACTTTGATCCCTGGAGGGAGGcttggcagaggcagctggcaCTCTGCCCAAGCTGGGAACGGGCTCCACAGCACACCTCGCTGTGTTCCCAG GAGAGAGAGGGTGGGAGTGTGTGGGTCAGGAtgagatctctgctctgggctgcctgcagccagctgctgccccggggagctgggctctgtgctcccaAGCCAGCTGTGACCACTATGGTGACAGCGTCACACCACAGCCTGTGGCCTCCGGCCCTTCTGGCCgcctccagctccccagccagtgtgtctgcagggctcctccagcccctggtcccagggagcagagcccccagctgctggagctcgCAGTTCAACGTACCCCCCAGTGCCCTGCTCGTGGCCCGGCCTGTGGGGGTCTGCTCCATGATGAGGCTTCCCATGCAGGCGTCTGCGGAGGGACTGGACGTGGCGTTTGTCGGTGTCCCGCTGGACACGGGCACGTCCAACCGGCCGGGAGCCAG GTTCGGCCCGCGTCAGATCCGCGCCGAGTCGGCCATGCTGAGGAGGTTCAACGGCAGCACCGGGGCCGCGCCCCTCGACTCC CTGCGGGTGGCCGACATCGGGGACGTGAACGTGAACCTCTACAACCTGCCCGACAGCTGCCGCCTCATCCGGGACTCCTACCAGGAGATCGTGGCCTCCGGCTGTGTGCCCCTCACCTTGG GTGGAGATCACACCATAACATACCCAATCCTGCAGGCCCTGGCGGCAAA GCACGGTCCCGTGGGGCTGGTGCACGTGGATGCTCACACCGACACCGGGGACACGGCCCTGGGGCAGAAGATCTACCACGGGAGCCCGTTCCGGCGCTGTGTGGAGGAAGGGCTGCTGGACTGCGGCCGCGTAGTACAGATCGGCATCCGAGGCTCCTCCTATGACCCCGATCCCCACAAGTACTGCCGGGAACAG GGTTTCCGCGTGGTCCCCGCTGAGGAGTGCTGGATGAAGTCCCTGGAGCCGCTGATGAGGGAGGTGAGGGCGCAGATGGGGGAGAGGCCGATGTACATCAGCTTCGATATCGATGGGCTGGACCCTGCCTACGCCCCGGGCACCGGCACCCCCGAGATAGCCGGGctcacacctgcacag gCTTTGGAGATTATTCGTGGCTGCAAAGGCCTGAACATAGTGGGGTGTGACCTTGTGGAAGTTGCACCAATGTACGATGTCTCTG GCAATACAGCTCTCCTGGGGGCAAACCTACTGTTTGAGATGCTGTGTGTCCTCCCAGGAGTGAAGACACTGTGA
- the DNAJC16 gene encoding dnaJ homolog subfamily C member 16 isoform X2 — translation MEPGRAGCLLLLLLLPALAAAAPGEFDPYRVLGVGRSSSQADIKKAYKRLAREWHPDKNKDPGAEDKFIQISKAYEILSNEEKRANFDRYGDAGESQGFSQQQHRQFHRFHDGFYFDESFFHFPFNSERRDTSDEKYLLHFSHYINEIVPDSFKKPYLIKITSDWCFSCIHIEPVWKEVAQELEALGAGIGVVHAGYERRLAHHLGAHSTPTLLGLINGKITFFHNAVVRENLRQFVENLLPGNLVEKITDKNYIRFLSHWRKDNKPHVLLFDHMPVVPLLYKLTAFAYRDYLSFGYVYVGLRGTEELSSQYNINVYTPTMMIFKEHIDRPADVVQAREMKKQLIDDFLSQNKFLMVARLTSQRLFQELCPVKKSHRQRKHCVVLLTEEGEKFAEAYEAFLTFAVANTKDTLRFVHIYSDRQPEFADALLMDEEKYRGRSAVVILERRNNAGKIAYKVLEEAWQGSKEDNFILLDLLDQLRTDPGLLSSETVVADLNDELAPMFLIRWFYSAVDYISGWWDSLFHSNWREMMPLLSLLFSALFILFGTVIVQAFSDSSDTRDAPPSGKEETAAKTEKNDASFSKESNRIPKKSFVEVTELTDINYTSNLVRLRPGHMNVVLILSNSTKTPLLQKFALEVYMFTGSSSLHFSFLSLDKHREWLEYLLEFAQDAAPIPNQYDKHFLERDYTGYVLALNGHKKYFCLFKPHRSGDEGGTLGSCEDYDALQHAEARGKSSCSPGSRSIKNKLHKLSFWMERLLEGSLQRFYIPSWPALD, via the exons ATGGAGCCGGGACGggccggctgcctcctgctcctcctgctgctgccggCGCTGGCAGCGGCCGCGCCGGGCGAGTTCGACCCGTACCGCGTGCTGGGGGTCGGCCGGAGCTCCAGCCAGGCCGACATCAAGAAGGCCTACAAGCGGCTCGCCCGGGAATG GCACCCTGACAAAAACAAGGACCCAGGTGCAGAGGACAAATTCATCCAGATTAGCAAGGCCTATGAG ATTCTCTCCAACGAGGAAAAGAGGGCAAACTTTGATCGCTACGGAGATGCTGGGGAAAGCCAGGGcttctctcagcagcagcatcgCCAGTTCCACCGCTTCCATGATGGCTTCTATTTTGATGAGTCCTTCTTCCATTTCCCTTTCAATTCCGAGAGGCGCGACACCTCCGACGAGAAGTATTTGCTCCACTTTTCCCACTACATCAATGAAATTGTGCCAGATAGCTTCAAGAAACCTTACCTCATTAAAATCACCTCAGACTGGTGCTTCAGCTGCATCCACATCGAGCCTGTGTGGAAGGAAGTTGCTCAGGAATTGGAGGCTCTGG gagcaggaatcGGTGTCGTTCACGCGGGGTACGAACGGCGCCTTGCCCATCATCTGGGTGCCCACAGCACTCCAACCCTGCTGGGGCTCATTAATGGGAAAATAACCTTCTTCCACAACGCTGTCGTTCGGGAAAACCTGCGGCAGTTCGTGGAGAACCTTCTGCCAGGGAATCTTGTTGAAAAG ATTACAGATAAAAACTACATCCGCTTTCTGTCCCACTGGAGGAAAGACAACAAGCCCCACGTGCTGCTCTTTGATCACATGCCAGTTGTGCCGTTGTTATACAAG ctgacAGCCTTTGCCTACCGAGATTACCTGTCCTTTGGCTACGTGTACGTCGGGCTGCGAGGCACTGAGGAGTTGTCCAGCCAGTACAACATCAACGTCTACACTCCCACCATGATGATCTTCAAGGAGCACATCGACCGGCCCGCTGACGTGGTGCAG GCACGAGAAATGAAGAAGCAGCTCATTGATGACTTCCTTTCCCAGAATAAGTTCCTCATGGTGGCCAGGCTCACCAGCCAGAGGCTGttccaggagctgtgtcctgtgaAGAAGTCTCACCGTCAGCGGAA GCACTGCGTGGTCTTGCTTACCGAGGAAGGAGAGAAGTTTGCTGAGGCTTATGAGGCATTTTTGACTTTTGCTGTGGCCAACACAAAAGACACACTGAGGTTTGTGCACATCTACAGTGATCGGCAGCCAGAATTTGCAGATGCCTTGCTGATGGATGAGGAGAAGTATCGTGGAAGATCAGCT GTGGTCATTCTGGAGAGACGCAATAATGCAGGGAAGATCGCCTATAAAGTCTTGGAGGAGGCCTGGCAAGGCAGCAAAGAGGACAACTTCATCCTCCTGGATCTTCTGGACCAGCTGAGAACAGACCCTGGCCTTCTGTCATCAGAGACCGTCGTGGCAGACCTGAATGATGAGCTCGCTCCT ATGTTCCTTATCCGATGGTTCTACTCCGCCGTGGACTACATCTCAGGCTGGTGGGACAGTTTGTTTCACAGTAACTG GCGAGAAATGATGCCACTCCTGTCCTTGCTCTTCTCTGCGCTCTTCATTCTCTTTGGCACTGTTATTGTTCAGGCTTTCAG TGATTCGAGTGACACAAGGGACGCTCCACCCTCGGGGAAAGAAGAAACGGCCGCAAAGACGGAGAAGAACGACGCGAGCTTCAGCAAAGAGAGTAACAG GATTCCCAAAAAGAGCTTTGTTGAGGTGACTGAGCTAACAGACATCAACTACACCAGTAACTTGGTGCGCCTGAGGCCAGGGCACATGAACGTCGTCTTGATCCTGTCCAACTCCACCAAAACCCCCCTGCTCCAGAAGTTCGCCCTGGAAGTCTACATGTTCACAGG gagcagctctcttCACTTCTCCTTCCTCAGCCTGGACAAGCACCGAGAGTGGCTGGAGTATCTGCTGGAGTTTGCGCAGGATGCGgcccccatcccaaaccagtaCGACAAGCATTTCCTCGAGCGTGACTACACAGGCTATGTCCTGGCTCTGAACGGCCACAAGAAATACTTCTGCCTCTTTAAGCCTCACAGATCAGGGGACGAGGGGGGAACCCTGGGATCGTGCGAGGATTACGATGCTTTACAACATGCAGAAGCCAGAGGgaaatcctcctgcagcccGGGATCTAGatccattaaaaacaaattacacaAATTGTCCTTTTGGATGGAACGCCTTCTAGAGGGTTCCTTACAGAGGTTCTATATCCCCTCGTGGCCTGCACTAGACTGA
- the DNAJC16 gene encoding dnaJ homolog subfamily C member 16 isoform X3 yields MRFSPTRKRGQTLIATEMLGKARASLSSSIASSTASMMASILMSPSSISLSIPRGATPPTRSICSTFPTTSMKLCQIASRNLTSLKSPQTGASAASTSSLCGRKLLRNWRLWITDKNYIRFLSHWRKDNKPHVLLFDHMPVVPLLYKLTAFAYRDYLSFGYVYVGLRGTEELSSQYNINVYTPTMMIFKEHIDRPADVVQAREMKKQLIDDFLSQNKFLMVARLTSQRLFQELCPVKKSHRQRKHCVVLLTEEGEKFAEAYEAFLTFAVANTKDTLRFVHIYSDRQPEFADALLMDEEKYRGRSAVVILERRNNAGKIAYKVLEEAWQGSKEDNFILLDLLDQLRTDPGLLSSETVVADLNDELAPMFLIRWFYSAVDYISGWWDSLFHSNWREMMPLLSLLFSALFILFGTVIVQAFSDSSDTRDAPPSGKEETAAKTEKNDASFSKESNSRIPKKSFVEVTELTDINYTSNLVRLRPGHMNVVLILSNSTKTPLLQKFALEVYMFTGSSSLHFSFLSLDKHREWLEYLLEFAQDAAPIPNQYDKHFLERDYTGYVLALNGHKKYFCLFKPHRSGDEGGTLGSCEDYDALQHAEARGKSSCSPGSRSIKNKLHKLSFWMERLLEGSLQRFYIPSWPALD; encoded by the exons ATGAG ATTCTCTCCAACGAGGAAAAGAGGGCAAACTTTGATCGCTACGGAGATGCTGGGGAAAGCCAGGGcttctctcagcagcagcatcgCCAGTTCCACCGCTTCCATGATGGCTTCTATTTTGATGAGTCCTTCTTCCATTTCCCTTTCAATTCCGAGAGGCGCGACACCTCCGACGAGAAGTATTTGCTCCACTTTTCCCACTACATCAATGAAATTGTGCCAGATAGCTTCAAGAAACCTTACCTCATTAAAATCACCTCAGACTGGTGCTTCAGCTGCATCCACATCGAGCCTGTGTGGAAGGAAGTTGCTCAGGAATTGGAGGCTCTGG ATTACAGATAAAAACTACATCCGCTTTCTGTCCCACTGGAGGAAAGACAACAAGCCCCACGTGCTGCTCTTTGATCACATGCCAGTTGTGCCGTTGTTATACAAG ctgacAGCCTTTGCCTACCGAGATTACCTGTCCTTTGGCTACGTGTACGTCGGGCTGCGAGGCACTGAGGAGTTGTCCAGCCAGTACAACATCAACGTCTACACTCCCACCATGATGATCTTCAAGGAGCACATCGACCGGCCCGCTGACGTGGTGCAG GCACGAGAAATGAAGAAGCAGCTCATTGATGACTTCCTTTCCCAGAATAAGTTCCTCATGGTGGCCAGGCTCACCAGCCAGAGGCTGttccaggagctgtgtcctgtgaAGAAGTCTCACCGTCAGCGGAA GCACTGCGTGGTCTTGCTTACCGAGGAAGGAGAGAAGTTTGCTGAGGCTTATGAGGCATTTTTGACTTTTGCTGTGGCCAACACAAAAGACACACTGAGGTTTGTGCACATCTACAGTGATCGGCAGCCAGAATTTGCAGATGCCTTGCTGATGGATGAGGAGAAGTATCGTGGAAGATCAGCT GTGGTCATTCTGGAGAGACGCAATAATGCAGGGAAGATCGCCTATAAAGTCTTGGAGGAGGCCTGGCAAGGCAGCAAAGAGGACAACTTCATCCTCCTGGATCTTCTGGACCAGCTGAGAACAGACCCTGGCCTTCTGTCATCAGAGACCGTCGTGGCAGACCTGAATGATGAGCTCGCTCCT ATGTTCCTTATCCGATGGTTCTACTCCGCCGTGGACTACATCTCAGGCTGGTGGGACAGTTTGTTTCACAGTAACTG GCGAGAAATGATGCCACTCCTGTCCTTGCTCTTCTCTGCGCTCTTCATTCTCTTTGGCACTGTTATTGTTCAGGCTTTCAG TGATTCGAGTGACACAAGGGACGCTCCACCCTCGGGGAAAGAAGAAACGGCCGCAAAGACGGAGAAGAACGACGCGAGCTTCAGCAAAGAGAGTAACAG CAGGATTCCCAAAAAGAGCTTTGTTGAGGTGACTGAGCTAACAGACATCAACTACACCAGTAACTTGGTGCGCCTGAGGCCAGGGCACATGAACGTCGTCTTGATCCTGTCCAACTCCACCAAAACCCCCCTGCTCCAGAAGTTCGCCCTGGAAGTCTACATGTTCACAGG gagcagctctcttCACTTCTCCTTCCTCAGCCTGGACAAGCACCGAGAGTGGCTGGAGTATCTGCTGGAGTTTGCGCAGGATGCGgcccccatcccaaaccagtaCGACAAGCATTTCCTCGAGCGTGACTACACAGGCTATGTCCTGGCTCTGAACGGCCACAAGAAATACTTCTGCCTCTTTAAGCCTCACAGATCAGGGGACGAGGGGGGAACCCTGGGATCGTGCGAGGATTACGATGCTTTACAACATGCAGAAGCCAGAGGgaaatcctcctgcagcccGGGATCTAGatccattaaaaacaaattacacaAATTGTCCTTTTGGATGGAACGCCTTCTAGAGGGTTCCTTACAGAGGTTCTATATCCCCTCGTGGCCTGCACTAGACTGA
- the DNAJC16 gene encoding dnaJ homolog subfamily C member 16 isoform X1, with translation MEPGRAGCLLLLLLLPALAAAAPGEFDPYRVLGVGRSSSQADIKKAYKRLAREWHPDKNKDPGAEDKFIQISKAYEILSNEEKRANFDRYGDAGESQGFSQQQHRQFHRFHDGFYFDESFFHFPFNSERRDTSDEKYLLHFSHYINEIVPDSFKKPYLIKITSDWCFSCIHIEPVWKEVAQELEALGAGIGVVHAGYERRLAHHLGAHSTPTLLGLINGKITFFHNAVVRENLRQFVENLLPGNLVEKITDKNYIRFLSHWRKDNKPHVLLFDHMPVVPLLYKLTAFAYRDYLSFGYVYVGLRGTEELSSQYNINVYTPTMMIFKEHIDRPADVVQAREMKKQLIDDFLSQNKFLMVARLTSQRLFQELCPVKKSHRQRKHCVVLLTEEGEKFAEAYEAFLTFAVANTKDTLRFVHIYSDRQPEFADALLMDEEKYRGRSAVVILERRNNAGKIAYKVLEEAWQGSKEDNFILLDLLDQLRTDPGLLSSETVVADLNDELAPMFLIRWFYSAVDYISGWWDSLFHSNWREMMPLLSLLFSALFILFGTVIVQAFSDSSDTRDAPPSGKEETAAKTEKNDASFSKESNSRIPKKSFVEVTELTDINYTSNLVRLRPGHMNVVLILSNSTKTPLLQKFALEVYMFTGSSSLHFSFLSLDKHREWLEYLLEFAQDAAPIPNQYDKHFLERDYTGYVLALNGHKKYFCLFKPHRSGDEGGTLGSCEDYDALQHAEARGKSSCSPGSRSIKNKLHKLSFWMERLLEGSLQRFYIPSWPALD, from the exons ATGGAGCCGGGACGggccggctgcctcctgctcctcctgctgctgccggCGCTGGCAGCGGCCGCGCCGGGCGAGTTCGACCCGTACCGCGTGCTGGGGGTCGGCCGGAGCTCCAGCCAGGCCGACATCAAGAAGGCCTACAAGCGGCTCGCCCGGGAATG GCACCCTGACAAAAACAAGGACCCAGGTGCAGAGGACAAATTCATCCAGATTAGCAAGGCCTATGAG ATTCTCTCCAACGAGGAAAAGAGGGCAAACTTTGATCGCTACGGAGATGCTGGGGAAAGCCAGGGcttctctcagcagcagcatcgCCAGTTCCACCGCTTCCATGATGGCTTCTATTTTGATGAGTCCTTCTTCCATTTCCCTTTCAATTCCGAGAGGCGCGACACCTCCGACGAGAAGTATTTGCTCCACTTTTCCCACTACATCAATGAAATTGTGCCAGATAGCTTCAAGAAACCTTACCTCATTAAAATCACCTCAGACTGGTGCTTCAGCTGCATCCACATCGAGCCTGTGTGGAAGGAAGTTGCTCAGGAATTGGAGGCTCTGG gagcaggaatcGGTGTCGTTCACGCGGGGTACGAACGGCGCCTTGCCCATCATCTGGGTGCCCACAGCACTCCAACCCTGCTGGGGCTCATTAATGGGAAAATAACCTTCTTCCACAACGCTGTCGTTCGGGAAAACCTGCGGCAGTTCGTGGAGAACCTTCTGCCAGGGAATCTTGTTGAAAAG ATTACAGATAAAAACTACATCCGCTTTCTGTCCCACTGGAGGAAAGACAACAAGCCCCACGTGCTGCTCTTTGATCACATGCCAGTTGTGCCGTTGTTATACAAG ctgacAGCCTTTGCCTACCGAGATTACCTGTCCTTTGGCTACGTGTACGTCGGGCTGCGAGGCACTGAGGAGTTGTCCAGCCAGTACAACATCAACGTCTACACTCCCACCATGATGATCTTCAAGGAGCACATCGACCGGCCCGCTGACGTGGTGCAG GCACGAGAAATGAAGAAGCAGCTCATTGATGACTTCCTTTCCCAGAATAAGTTCCTCATGGTGGCCAGGCTCACCAGCCAGAGGCTGttccaggagctgtgtcctgtgaAGAAGTCTCACCGTCAGCGGAA GCACTGCGTGGTCTTGCTTACCGAGGAAGGAGAGAAGTTTGCTGAGGCTTATGAGGCATTTTTGACTTTTGCTGTGGCCAACACAAAAGACACACTGAGGTTTGTGCACATCTACAGTGATCGGCAGCCAGAATTTGCAGATGCCTTGCTGATGGATGAGGAGAAGTATCGTGGAAGATCAGCT GTGGTCATTCTGGAGAGACGCAATAATGCAGGGAAGATCGCCTATAAAGTCTTGGAGGAGGCCTGGCAAGGCAGCAAAGAGGACAACTTCATCCTCCTGGATCTTCTGGACCAGCTGAGAACAGACCCTGGCCTTCTGTCATCAGAGACCGTCGTGGCAGACCTGAATGATGAGCTCGCTCCT ATGTTCCTTATCCGATGGTTCTACTCCGCCGTGGACTACATCTCAGGCTGGTGGGACAGTTTGTTTCACAGTAACTG GCGAGAAATGATGCCACTCCTGTCCTTGCTCTTCTCTGCGCTCTTCATTCTCTTTGGCACTGTTATTGTTCAGGCTTTCAG TGATTCGAGTGACACAAGGGACGCTCCACCCTCGGGGAAAGAAGAAACGGCCGCAAAGACGGAGAAGAACGACGCGAGCTTCAGCAAAGAGAGTAACAG CAGGATTCCCAAAAAGAGCTTTGTTGAGGTGACTGAGCTAACAGACATCAACTACACCAGTAACTTGGTGCGCCTGAGGCCAGGGCACATGAACGTCGTCTTGATCCTGTCCAACTCCACCAAAACCCCCCTGCTCCAGAAGTTCGCCCTGGAAGTCTACATGTTCACAGG gagcagctctcttCACTTCTCCTTCCTCAGCCTGGACAAGCACCGAGAGTGGCTGGAGTATCTGCTGGAGTTTGCGCAGGATGCGgcccccatcccaaaccagtaCGACAAGCATTTCCTCGAGCGTGACTACACAGGCTATGTCCTGGCTCTGAACGGCCACAAGAAATACTTCTGCCTCTTTAAGCCTCACAGATCAGGGGACGAGGGGGGAACCCTGGGATCGTGCGAGGATTACGATGCTTTACAACATGCAGAAGCCAGAGGgaaatcctcctgcagcccGGGATCTAGatccattaaaaacaaattacacaAATTGTCCTTTTGGATGGAACGCCTTCTAGAGGGTTCCTTACAGAGGTTCTATATCCCCTCGTGGCCTGCACTAGACTGA